The following DNA comes from Candidatus Glassbacteria bacterium.
ATCATAAAGTAAATTAAAAATAAAAGATAACAGCCGGTTCCCCATGTAATGGTGAAAATACAAGGCCCGGTGCGGCTGCCCGTAGAAGCGCGATCCGTACACCACGTCGGCGACACGGCGCTTTACAATCAGATCGTACATGCGCGCCCAGTCGGCGGGGTCGTATTCCAAGTCGGCGTCCTGAAATACGATCACATCGCCCGTGGTTTCGGCCAGCCCGGTTTGCAGGGCGCCTCCCTTCCCCTGGTTCTGCCCATGGAACAGGGCGCGCAGCACGAATGACGGTGCCCCACTGTCGTCCTGCGGCACCAGGGTCAGATCGCCGTCCTCCTTGACCGCGAGGCTCCGATAAGTGGCGTCGGCCGGCACCACGTTCCGCTTGAGCCAGTCCGCGGTCCCGTCGGTCGAAGCATCGTCGACGACGATAATCTCGTTTTCTTGGTCGGGCAGCGCGGCGACAACAAATTCCAACATCCGGGCGATGGTGCTGGCCTCGTTGTAAGCGGGCATGACGATCGAGAAGTTCAACGGCCCTCAAATCTTTCTACAAAATCTCGGCGCCACAAGCCACGCTCCGAAATATCGGGTCAGGAGTATATCCGATATTTTCCGGATGACTCAATCCAAGTGGCAAGAATGATGGCAAGAATGGCGGTCGCGCACGAGGCCAGCCGTGATCTGGCAGTTTGCATAGCGATCCCCCCCCCCCGCCTTCTGTGTCGGGCTGATTTGGAGATCAAAATCCCGATCACACCCATCCGACGTGGTGTTCCACCCCACTGAGTCAAAGAATTTGTCCACGTAACAGTCCAAATTCGCATATGGTATTGAAGAAGCGGCCTGTATTCGACCATGGCGGACGTAGGCGATCCACATTGGGGCGCAATGGGCTTAACCGAATATTATCTCGTCTCGGACGACGTCTTGGCGGAATTCAGGGACA
Coding sequences within:
- a CDS encoding glycosyltransferase family 2 protein, which encodes MPAYNEASTIARMLEFVVAALPDQENEIIVVDDASTDGTADWLKRNVVPADATYRSLAVKEDGDLTLVPQDDSGAPSFVLRALFHGQNQGKGGALQTGLAETTGDVIVFQDADLEYDPADWARMYDLIVKRRVADVVYGSRFYGQPHRALYFHHYMGNRLLSFIFNLLYDQTLTDIEVCYKMFTREVLESLRLTCKDFGCEIQISTQIARARKWRIYELGISYYGR